A window of the Triplophysa rosa linkage group LG23, Trosa_1v2, whole genome shotgun sequence genome harbors these coding sequences:
- the prmt6 gene encoding protein arginine N-methyltransferase 6 codes for MGSVVRCKTNSHSPHSANTFRHYTSHNAFLRLRKFGLKLKRRMVNFVGKMSQHGIKKRKLDRSTEDHMYFDSYSDVTIHEEMIADAVRTNAYRTGIFQNSKSIEGKVVLDVGAGTGVLSLFCAQAGARKVYAVEASSIADQAVRIVKLNQMEDRVEVIKGTLETIDLPEQVDVIVSEWMGYALLHESMLNSVIFARDKWLKPGGLILPHKADLFIAPINDLVVEGRLNFWSTVEGQYGVDMSCMTDFARKCIMNNDITVSPVTVEDVLSHPCKCAELDLHTVTLEQLKDVRGVYRCECFGSSSIHALCVWFTVTFPSDDKDLVLSTSPFKPETHWKQAVLYLDDPVDVMQDTQVEGEISLYPSEKNSRHICIRVDYAIGDQKKQSKAFSIPDQYLEV; via the coding sequence ATGGGAAGTGTAGTTCGTTGTAAAACCAACTCTCATTCTCCCCATAGCGCGAACACGTTTAGGCACTACACCTCCCACAATGCATTTCTTCGATTGCGGAAGTTTGGGCTAAAATTAAAAAGACGCATGGTAAACTTTGTCGGAAAAATGTCACAGCACGGCATTAAGAAAAGAAAATTAGACAGGAGCACGGAGGACCACATGTACTTTGACAGCTACTCAGATGTTACTATCCACGAGGAAATGATCGCCGACGCCGTGCGTACCAACGCGTACAGAACTGGCATTTTTCAAAACAGTAAGTCAATAGAGGGGAAAGTGGTGCTGGATGTGGGTGCCGGTACCGGCGTCCTTAGTTTATTCTGTGCCCAAGCTGGTGCCAGGAAGGTTTACGCGGTTGAGGCGAGTTCGATCGCCGATCAGGCTGTGAGAATCGTAAAACTGAATCAGATGGAGGACAGGGTCGAAGTGATTAAAGGGACGCTCGAGACGATCGATTTACCCGAACAGGTTGACGTGATAGTCAGCGAGTGGATGGGGTACGCGCTCCTTCATGAGTCCATGCTCAATTCTGTGATCTTTGCCCGGGACAAGTGGCTGAAGCCCGGTGGCCTCATATTACCTCACAAAGCGGATCTCTTCATCGCCCCCATTAACGATCTGGTGGTGGAGGGCCGATTGAACTTTTGGAGCACTGTTGAAGGACAATACGGTGTGGACATGTCCTGCATGACCGACTTTGCCAGGAAGTGCATCATGAACAACGACATCACCGTTAGTCCGGTGACGGTGGAGGACGTGCTCTCCCATCCGTGCAAGTGTGCCGAGTTGGATTTGCACACGGTCACGCTCGAGCAGCTCAAAGATGTGCGGGGCGTGTACAGATGCGAGTGCTTCGGGTCGTCCTCCATCCACGCGTTGTGCGTGTGGTTCACGGTCACTTTCCCCTCAGATGACAAGGACCTAGTGCTCTCCACATCTCCGTTTAAACCGGAGACCCATTGGAAACAAGCTGTACTGTACTTGGATGATCCGGTGGATGTGATGCAGGATACTCAAGTTGAAGGGGAGATCAGTTTGTACCCCTCTGAGAAAAATTCTAGGCACATATGCATCCGTGTGGACTATGCCATAGGCGACCAAAAAAAGCAGTCCAAAGCTTTTTCTATTCCCGATCAATATTTAGAGGTATAA